A region of Leptospira bouyouniensis DNA encodes the following proteins:
- a CDS encoding AraC family transcriptional regulator, which yields MDLFFQTHFESLNFFLLFSTILAFLYAVGEFFSYHKNRKQILLGVIFLGTSYHLFNLYLVSSGHIRSFYPLYLTNLPMIACLGVLLDEYFLIVLEGKFRSFRRLSYRIVPILLTFLIILLWNLWNHSNDLVKEANGVNPYLEKPIVLVLITIFIYFWCMIRIVWRISKKIRWSTFRKNYTLRIGTTIVGFCFALSLYGLKSIATGDHTSFQISGLAIGIFLCILYVIRQSYPDFFLEVRKIVEDEKKAKISQISKLDHNLIRENLKQLFEIQMIYRDETLSLRDLAEELNLSSHQLSEFLNSEMKKSFYQFTNSYRINEAKDRIIKEPERSLLAIAYDVGFGSKSTFNEAFKKETGTTPREYREKILKKHPIRSNRT from the coding sequence ATGGATTTATTTTTTCAGACTCATTTTGAATCTTTGAATTTCTTTTTATTATTCTCAACGATTCTTGCCTTTCTCTATGCAGTAGGAGAATTCTTTAGTTACCATAAAAATCGAAAACAGATTTTGCTTGGGGTTATCTTTTTAGGAACAAGTTACCATTTGTTCAATTTATATCTAGTTTCTTCAGGTCATATTCGTTCCTTTTATCCATTGTATCTAACAAATTTACCCATGATTGCTTGTTTAGGTGTTTTGTTAGATGAGTACTTCCTCATTGTTCTGGAAGGGAAGTTTCGTTCCTTCCGACGATTATCATACCGCATCGTTCCCATTTTACTTACCTTTCTTATCATTCTTTTATGGAATCTATGGAACCATTCAAATGACTTGGTAAAAGAAGCCAATGGGGTGAATCCATACTTAGAAAAACCGATTGTTTTGGTCTTAATTACCATTTTCATCTATTTCTGGTGTATGATTCGGATTGTATGGCGAATTTCTAAGAAAATTCGATGGAGTACGTTTCGCAAAAACTACACTCTCCGCATTGGAACCACAATTGTCGGTTTTTGTTTTGCATTGTCATTATACGGACTTAAATCAATCGCCACTGGAGATCACACTTCGTTTCAAATTTCTGGGCTCGCAATTGGTATTTTTTTATGCATTTTGTATGTGATTCGTCAGAGTTATCCGGATTTCTTCTTGGAAGTCCGGAAGATTGTTGAAGACGAAAAAAAAGCAAAAATCTCTCAAATCTCTAAATTAGATCATAATCTCATCCGTGAAAATCTAAAACAATTATTTGAAATTCAAATGATTTACCGAGATGAAACACTTAGCCTTCGTGATTTAGCAGAAGAATTGAACTTAAGTTCACACCAGCTGTCAGAATTTTTAAATTCTGAGATGAAAAAAAGTTTTTATCAGTTCACAAATTCTTATAGAATCAATGAAGCCAAAGACCGGATCATAAAAGAACCAGAAAGATCACTTCTCGCCATTGCCTATGATGTTGGTTTTGGATCCAAATCTACGTTTAATGA